TTGTTTTTACCATTAAAATCTGTGTCGCTCTCCCAAACCCAAAATAGCCCCTCCAAGCTGTCTGCTTGCCCTGTGCTGGCCAGACTTTATCAGAGCAAATGGACAGATGGGTGTATCACAAAGCCTCCAGGCTGACCctcggagagagggaggggagatgcTGATCAGTGTAGAGGGCTGCCTGCCCTGAGGCCCCAACCAGGCCACTGTACTGCAGCTGTGCTGGGAGAGGAACATTACTATCAGTGAGAACACATCTCCTTAGAGGCCCTGAGGCCTAGCTCTTTGTTAATTTACATGGCAGGGGTCTCGGCATGGAGAAGATGAAATCTAGCGCATGTCTCCGTCTGCCTACGTTACAGCGATCTCCATGACTTTGTTAGTCTGGTATTCATTCATCATAGTACATGTGATCTATATGCCTTATGTACTTTATGGGCCCTTCTCTGTTTTTATACCATATTGCCAACATGACCTGGTCAAGCCTCTCATGGAGACTGTTACATTTGTCTTCACATTCTCCCACTACTCACCTATTTTACGGTGTTCTCACCAAATGTCTAGTTCAGTTATTCGCCCAGTGTGTCTCTTTAACCCCTGTGTTTCTCAACAGAAATGAGTCGCCAGACCGCCACAGCGCTGCCAACAGGAACCTCCAAGTGCGCCCCCTCCCAGCGCATCCCCACCCTGTCCGGCACTACAGCCTCTAACAGCGACCTGGCCAGCCTGTTTGAGTGCCCTGTCTGCTTCGACTATGTGCTGCCCCCCATCCTGCAGTGCCAGAGCGGCCACCTGGTCTGCAGCAACTGCCGGCCCAAGCTCACTTGCTGCCCCACCTGCCGGGGCCCGCTGGGCTCCATCCGGAACCTGGCCATGGAGAAGGTGGCCAACTCTGTGCTGTTCCCCTGCAAGTATGCGTCGTCGGGATGCGAGGTAACGCTGCCCCACACAGACAAGGCGGATCACGAGGAGCTGTGTGAGTTCCGGCCGTACTCCTGCCCCTGCCCAGGGGCCTCCTGTAAGTGGCAGGGCTCGTTGGACGCGGTAATGCCCCACCTCATGCACCAGCACAAATCCATCACCACGCTGCAGGGCGAGGACATCGTGTTCCTGGCTACAGACATTAACCTGCCTGGGGCAGTGGACTGGGTCATGATGCAGTCCTGCTTTGGTTTCCACTTCATGCTGGTCCTGGAGAAGCAGGAGAAGTACGACGGCCACCAGCAGTTCTTTGCTATTGTGCAGCTAATCGGCACGCGGAAGCAGGCAGAGAACTTTGCCTACCGCCTGGAGCTCAACGGGCACCGGCGACGGCTCACCTGGGAGGCCACGCCCCGTTCCATCCACGAGGGCATTGCCACGGCCATTATGAACAGCGACTGCCTGGTGTTTGATACCTCCATCGCGCAGCTGTTCGCTGAGAACGGGAACCTGGGCATCAATGTCACCATATCCATGTGCTGAGGACTGTCAGGTGGACAGCcactactaacacacacacacatacagacacatatacacacactccacACTACAGGAAACCTGGGTTTGGAGAGGAGCAGGGTGTAAGTGTTGTCCCAAGGAACCTATTGCCATTGTAAATTGTGGTTTAGAACTTTCACAGACTGGTAAGAGCTTGATGCAAACAATGGAACTCTATCCCTGGGATTACATTTTAGGCTTCAATACAATATTTGTTCAATAATTAAAGGTAAGTTTTTCTGAGAATAATCCACCAATGCCCTTCAACCCAGAGCACACCTATGGAGTGAACACTTCAACAGGTGGGGGTTCAGTTTGTGATCCATCTTTGCAGAGGGAAGCTGGCAGAAGGGTTACAGATGGTGAGAGACTGAGTGGGTGGACTCAATTTGAGGGAGGGTGAGGCATCAAAAACAAtggcaaatgtttttattttttatatattgcaTTTCAGTTGAGTCGAAGTGAAATTTAACTATTAATGTTTTTGATTTTTAGTTATGTTGTCCTTTTTTCCCCTCCTTGGATGAGAAGGTCCTAGTACTGTGTGCACGGACATTGGCTGAAAAGCTAGTTTGGTCTCTCTGGAGTCCAACGGTTTCAGCCTAAACCACTGAATATCTGacaaggggtgtattcattacgccaattctgttgcaaaacgttttgtctGTTGCAAAGCGTTTTACAactaaaacaagagtttctattggacaaattcaggtaggtccctcagTTTCGTTCtgtttggttcttaaacggtaAATGTTTTTCCGTTGAAAGatttaatgaatacaccccaggaatGAGGACAGTTTCTACAGTTATAATATCGTTATTATTAAATGGAGATTGTTatcatttttgtaatgacttttAATGAATGAAAAAGGCTGTACCCTTGTGGCTAATCTTCAGTGTTTGTAGATCAATTGTCGTTCTTTCGAAAACTtcaatgtattttattttgtaagTTAGTTTTCTCTCGTCGTTTGTTTGTCTTTGTCTAAATTCTGTTTGTGAGTGGGCGTAGCAATGCCAAACATCTCTGTGGATACATAGTACGGTTGCTGGTCCCCATCTCTTAATAGTCTTTTGTTTTATTTTCTCATTAAATAAATCTCTTTTTCATACCTTGTGCAATTTCTCCATCCCTGCGATTTGCTATAGGCAATAACAGCATTATTTATTGGCAGGGATTTACTCCAACCACGCAATTATCATTCTAGTTAAGCACGTTATACTCATCAGATGGCTTTAATCATGTAGACATGCATGAGTGCACTGCTGATCACAAAGGTTTGTGTGTGGGGTGCATTGTTGATTAtagtacattgtgtgtgtgtgtgcctgtttcccAGTCCTATCCAGCCCCGTATGGGGTGGAGGCTGGAGCGTCTGTGTTCTGGCCTAGTGAATGAAGGGTTAGCTCTGTAGGACCATAATTACCAGAGGCCCCCAGGACGCCCTGGGGACTTTGGCACCCAGCCAGCTACACTCCACTGGGGAACACAGACCACTCTTTCTCTGATCATGCTGCTGTTTTGTCTTCACGCCACTTCCGTCATGCATTATCTCCCCCAGTAGTGGCCCTTAAAGTAACAGCCATGTTCAGTCATGTGTACTGCTCATTCTGTTTAGGGGAAAGTGCTCCTGTTTCCTTCCCAGGCCTCATTCAATCAAAGCTGCAATTAGATGTGTCCATAAGTGGTGGAGCAAAGCAGTCATGGGATTTTGATCACTAACTGGTATCTGCTATTCTAGTGTGTTGCTGTGTGAGGTGCAGAGTAGTGGTTCCCGTGGTGATCTACAGCACAGGGTAGTTTCCTTGTGATGAGGTCATAGATGAGGCCTTATTTTCCCTGCCCTGAGGAAGTTTGGTCTGTTAGGCAGACTTTCAGGGTGGATTATTTCATCCTTGCTCAGAGTTAAATGGCAAATCTGTCTGTAGAATCAGCCTCGGGCCAGCTGACTAGCCTACATCTGAGCACAGCTTAAACACAACCTGTGCCAGATGCACTAATCACAATTTCCTTCACCCCAATCCCTGAAATTTACAATTGTGTTAATATTAACAGTAGGCTATTATTGTCTGTAGTTTTGTGTCTAGTCATATATTGGTAGTATCTCCTGTTGGGCCCAGTGGAAGGCATGTAGATGTTGGAGGTAGCAGGCAGGCTGTGGTGGCGCTTGTCTTGGCTCATCGTCGTAGAACTAAGTGGGTGGTGGTCAGAATGATGATCCACACCCTCCCCGCTCTTGCTGTTGCTGAGGCAGCTGCATAGTTTTCTGCTGATTCTCAACCACATTCAACATAGTACTATTTGAATTGAAACTCCTTATTTTCTGCAGTTAGTGACCAATCATGTTTCAGGTCATTAACTAGCTGTGTAACAGTTGcataattaatcaatcaattaaatgtatttataaagccctttttacatcagccgatgtcacaaaatgctgtacagaaaccaagcctaaaaccccaaacggcaagcaatgcagatgtagaagcacgatggctaggaaaaactccctagaaaggcaggaatctaggaagaaacctggagaggaaccagcgtctgaggggtggccagtcctcttctggctgtgtcgggtggagattataacagtacatggccaagatgttcaaacgttcatagatgaccagcagggtcaaataatcacaatggttgtagagggtgcaacagaggatgcaaccggtcagcacctccagagtaaatgtcagttggcttttcatagccgagcgtTCAGAGTTCGAGACAGCAGTTGCTGTAGAGGGAGTGGGTCCCAAAATatcaggtccgggacaaggtagcacgtccggtcaacaggtcagggttccatagccacagacaaaacagttgaaactggagcagaagcgtgaccaggtggattggggacagcaaggagtcatcaggccaggtagtcctgaggcatggtcccagggctcaggtcctccgggagagggagcgagaattaaagcatacttaaattcacataggacaccggataagacaggagaattacaccaaatataacagactgaccctagccccccaacacaaactattgcagcatagatactggaggctgagacaggaaaaTGGCTAAATGAGATGAGTTTGTGTCTTAGGGTATGACACAGTACTGCATCTTAACAGTATACACTATATTAGCTATTGTACAATCACACTCATCCATTTTATACCACATTTGTGTTAAGCCTGATTTCAAATAGATAtaattatttttttctctcaacaatctacacaataccccatagtgacagtGAAAAATATTTTTAGAATTTGTAGCCaattttattgaaaatgaaatgcagaaatatctcaattacataagtgttcacacccctgagtcaatacatgttagaatcacctttggcagcgatcacagctgtgagtctttctgggtaagtctaagctttgcacacctagatagtacaatatttgcacatttttaaaacaattattcaagctctgtcaagttgtttatcgatcattgctagacagccatagattttcaagacgttTTTAAGTCCACTGTAAcgaggccactcaggaacattccatTTCATCTTGTTAaacttggccttgtgttttaggttattgtcctgctgaaaggtgaatttgtctcccagtgtctgttggaaagcagactgaaccaggttttcctctaggattttgcctatgcttagctctattctgttttgtgtttatcccccccaaaaactaacctagtccttgctgatgacaagcatacccataacatgatgcagccaccaccatgcttgaacatactgtatgaagagtGCTACTCAGTGATGTTGGATTTGCTGTACAGGCTTCCATCTttttggttagtattgtggagtaactacaatggtgttgatccatcctcagttttctcccatcacagcctttaaactaactgttttaaagtcaccattggcctcatggtgaaatccctgagccttTTCCTTCCTCCCCggcaattgagttaggaaggacgcctgtatctttgtagtgattgggtgtattgataaatcatctgaagacatttcagcttttacttttttattaatttgttaacatttctaaaaacaattccactttgacattgtgtgcaggccagtgacaCCATCTAAATgtcatcaattttaaattcaggctgtaacacaaagggttgtgaatactttttCTCAAGGCACTGTAAATTAAATCACAAGTCAATTCTGATA
This genomic stretch from Salvelinus alpinus chromosome 15, SLU_Salpinus.1, whole genome shotgun sequence harbors:
- the LOC139539853 gene encoding E3 ubiquitin-protein ligase Siah1-like isoform X1, which produces MSGRANVQPMNSWKGVLKLFTCIATRTANNPKEVLTFQEKKKALFGNLMDEEMSRQTATALPTGTSKCAPSQRIPTLSGTTASNSDLASLFECPVCFDYVLPPILQCQSGHLVCSNCRPKLTCCPTCRGPLGSIRNLAMEKVANSVLFPCKYASSGCEVTLPHTDKADHEELCEFRPYSCPCPGASCKWQGSLDAVMPHLMHQHKSITTLQGEDIVFLATDINLPGAVDWVMMQSCFGFHFMLVLEKQEKYDGHQQFFAIVQLIGTRKQAENFAYRLELNGHRRRLTWEATPRSIHEGIATAIMNSDCLVFDTSIAQLFAENGNLGINVTISMC
- the LOC139539853 gene encoding E3 ubiquitin-protein ligase Siah1-like isoform X2, which gives rise to MDEEMSRQTATALPTGTSKCAPSQRIPTLSGTTASNSDLASLFECPVCFDYVLPPILQCQSGHLVCSNCRPKLTCCPTCRGPLGSIRNLAMEKVANSVLFPCKYASSGCEVTLPHTDKADHEELCEFRPYSCPCPGASCKWQGSLDAVMPHLMHQHKSITTLQGEDIVFLATDINLPGAVDWVMMQSCFGFHFMLVLEKQEKYDGHQQFFAIVQLIGTRKQAENFAYRLELNGHRRRLTWEATPRSIHEGIATAIMNSDCLVFDTSIAQLFAENGNLGINVTISMC